The following proteins are encoded in a genomic region of Candidatus Marinarcus aquaticus:
- a CDS encoding NAD(P)-dependent oxidoreductase, whose protein sequence is MAIGFIGLGNLGKAITQRLTEMGEEVIVYNRNKDKIKDLPYTIASSPKALIEECETVFMCLFDSLAVNEILSMENGILSANLKSKTIIDLTTNHYETVLNFHYAVNDKGGDYLESPVFGSVAPALQGLVTIVTAGKEEVFNACKPLLEKIGKEIFFLKEPSSASKMKLINNLCLGSFMATIAECTALGEACNIDKAKLLEILGVGGGQSLVLKAKTQKLIDEDFSAHFSNDAINKDLHCLQDLAYSLKRPLYTAAVPKELFSKMKMDGKGEEDFSSVYQLFK, encoded by the coding sequence ATGGCTATAGGATTTATAGGATTAGGTAATTTAGGAAAAGCCATCACTCAACGTCTCACAGAAATGGGGGAAGAGGTGATTGTTTACAACCGTAACAAAGATAAAATCAAAGATTTGCCTTACACAATTGCATCCTCACCAAAAGCACTCATTGAAGAGTGTGAGACCGTGTTTATGTGTCTGTTTGATTCATTGGCCGTCAATGAGATTTTAAGCATGGAAAATGGAATTTTAAGTGCCAATTTAAAAAGTAAAACCATCATTGATTTAACCACCAATCATTATGAAACAGTGTTAAATTTCCATTATGCGGTTAATGATAAAGGGGGCGATTATTTAGAGTCTCCTGTTTTTGGAAGTGTTGCTCCTGCGCTTCAAGGTTTAGTGACCATTGTTACTGCAGGAAAAGAGGAGGTCTTTAATGCATGCAAACCTCTATTAGAAAAAATTGGTAAAGAGATTTTCTTTTTAAAAGAACCATCAAGTGCTTCAAAAATGAAACTCATTAACAACCTGTGCTTGGGTTCATTTATGGCAACCATTGCAGAGTGTACGGCGTTGGGAGAAGCGTGTAATATTGACAAAGCCAAACTGCTGGAGATTTTGGGTGTGGGTGGTGGACAATCGCTTGTTCTTAAAGCAAAGACTCAAAAACTTATTGATGAAGATTTCTCAGCGCATTTTTCTAATGACGCAATTAATAAAGACTTGCATTGCTTACAAGATTTGGCTTACTCTTTAAAACGACCATTATACACTGCAGCCGTACCTAAAGAGCTCTTTTCAAAAATGAAAATGGACGGAAAAGGTGAAGAGGATTTTTCATCTGTATATCAGCTTTTTAAATAA
- a CDS encoding TRAP transporter permease has protein sequence MSIYKEKAHTLKDLENEEIQEAENLSNDLEGQRVFGPQHYEFWMISIIAVLWSFFQLYIVVEPINSTIARSIHLSFGIALTFFIFPMFKKPYFLEKIRWFGYTLAAIGVYCASYLAVNYTDLAQRPGDYIQMDIVIAIIGVIILIETGRRVLGMALSIIAIIFLAYDMLGPYMPELIIHKGASLNKLAGHMFLTTEGIFGVPLGVSTSFVFLFVLFGSLLDKAGAGQYFINLAFAMLGRFRGGPAKASVVASGFTGIMSGSSIANTVTTGTFTIPLMKRTGFRPEQAGAVEVAASTNGQLMPPVMGAAAFIIAEFLGLAYTDVIYAAFIPAFVSYFALLYIVHLEALKLGLKGMEKEDIPSKWETFMSGAHYLVPIFFLMYTLMVLRESAASAAFNAIMLLMLLMVVQHPFRAFLAKEKLTRDIWLSGFVDILAGMSAGAKNMVPIAIATALAGIVVGSITLTGLGQVLLEVIETLSDGNIFLILGLAALVSLVLGMGLPTTANYIVMASLTAPVILILAQDNGFLIPAIAAHLFVFYFGILADDTPPVGLAAYAAAGIAKADPIKTGIQGFKYDIRTAILPFMFFFNPELLLISGVDALNPADPKGWIWITNPLEIAMIFLGAFVGMAAFSCFTQGYFIVKTNIIERFAFLIVVPFMFLPKIMEDFLHLPIHYLSYIIGLGVFGLLYIIQKRRQTVTA, from the coding sequence ATGAGTATTTACAAAGAGAAAGCGCATACACTAAAAGATTTAGAAAACGAAGAGATACAGGAAGCCGAAAACCTGAGCAATGACTTGGAAGGGCAAAGGGTCTTTGGCCCACAACATTATGAGTTTTGGATGATCTCTATTATTGCGGTTTTATGGTCCTTTTTCCAACTCTATATTGTCGTTGAACCCATCAACTCAACCATTGCCCGTTCGATTCACCTCTCCTTTGGGATTGCATTGACATTCTTTATTTTCCCCATGTTTAAAAAACCTTATTTTTTAGAAAAAATCCGCTGGTTTGGATACACCCTTGCAGCCATTGGAGTCTACTGTGCTTCATATTTAGCTGTCAATTATACCGATTTAGCACAACGTCCTGGAGATTATATTCAAATGGATATTGTCATAGCCATCATTGGTGTGATTATCCTTATTGAAACGGGACGAAGAGTATTGGGTATGGCTCTTTCAATCATTGCGATTATCTTTTTAGCCTATGATATGTTGGGACCATATATGCCTGAACTCATTATTCATAAGGGTGCCAGTCTGAATAAACTTGCTGGTCACATGTTCTTAACCACTGAAGGAATTTTTGGTGTACCCTTAGGCGTAAGTACAAGTTTCGTATTTTTATTCGTACTGTTTGGATCTCTTTTAGATAAAGCAGGGGCAGGGCAATACTTTATTAATCTGGCATTTGCCATGTTGGGACGATTCAGAGGGGGTCCAGCTAAAGCGAGTGTTGTGGCTTCTGGGTTTACAGGAATCATGTCAGGAAGTTCTATTGCCAATACAGTAACCACAGGAACCTTTACCATTCCACTCATGAAACGTACCGGTTTCCGACCTGAACAAGCAGGAGCAGTTGAAGTTGCAGCTTCCACGAATGGTCAGTTGATGCCTCCTGTTATGGGTGCGGCAGCGTTTATTATTGCTGAGTTTTTAGGATTGGCGTATACCGATGTTATTTATGCCGCATTTATTCCTGCGTTTGTTTCTTATTTTGCACTTTTATATATCGTGCATTTAGAGGCATTGAAACTGGGACTTAAAGGAATGGAAAAAGAGGACATCCCTTCTAAATGGGAAACCTTTATGAGTGGGGCACACTATTTGGTACCGATATTTTTCTTGATGTACACCTTGATGGTTTTAAGAGAGAGTGCCGCGAGTGCCGCGTTTAATGCCATCATGCTTTTGATGCTTCTCATGGTAGTACAACACCCATTTCGAGCCTTCTTAGCCAAAGAGAAACTCACACGAGATATTTGGTTGAGTGGTTTTGTGGATATTCTTGCAGGAATGAGTGCAGGGGCTAAAAACATGGTTCCAATTGCTATTGCTACGGCACTTGCTGGTATTGTTGTGGGTTCCATTACATTAACGGGTCTGGGACAAGTACTTCTTGAAGTCATTGAAACGCTCTCTGATGGTAACATCTTCTTGATTTTAGGATTGGCGGCTTTAGTATCCTTGGTATTGGGTATGGGACTTCCAACGACAGCCAACTATATTGTCATGGCGTCATTAACAGCACCCGTTATTCTGATTTTAGCACAAGACAATGGCTTTTTAATCCCAGCTATTGCTGCACACTTGTTTGTGTTCTACTTTGGTATTCTAGCAGATGACACGCCACCCGTTGGACTGGCCGCGTATGCAGCTGCGGGAATTGCAAAAGCAGACCCAATTAAAACCGGTATTCAAGGATTTAAATATGACATTCGAACCGCTATTTTACCGTTCATGTTCTTCTTTAACCCCGAGTTGCTTTTAATTTCAGGGGTGGATGCGCTTAATCCTGCCGATCCTAAAGGGTGGATTTGGATTACCAACCCACTTGAAATTGCAATGATATTCTTAGGTGCATTTGTAGGTATGGCCGCGTTTTCTTGTTTTACACAAGGATATTTTATAGTTAAAACCAACATCATCGAACGGTTTGCATTTTTAATTGTGGTACCATTTATGTTCTTACCAAAAATCATGGAAGATTTCCTGCACCTTCCAATTCATTATCTCTCATATATCATTGGTCTTGGTGTCTTTGGACTGCTTTATATCATTCAAAAACGTCGACAAACTGTAACAGCATAA